In Shinella sp. XGS7, a single genomic region encodes these proteins:
- a CDS encoding PEP-CTERM sorting domain-containing protein: MQTLALMNPDATLQPPARRRLAQALGRAGGLSLLPALALALVQLPAAAQNLIATELSLDIASFADAAGGLSLSLPADSPALRQRLFNPRLGDWVSGRVQLTLNYVNEVSVLDPGVASPPAEDRYLLRLNSVVQASGALLSGGAQTLNTGSRVYCRSGLLRCNEEPVGFSRALLLDVQMPGTQAALIQGLQLRLDTQLETLQPGVVVNSAQAGFSGRLLLGGQYQAKSMSAYTADALAATAAQPAADTAARLRLAAQDIAQLRAQDYGVAQAFHPLSSQAVARQPALREAGQWLAGAAEVAALRQVLQTPGSTSFQAEHEAAALAWNFAALLRPELGRVAGPSSVQKQSPALDLAALRGLVEAQDDAALLARLAAAQALEAGGLGDASAALWSFEGAVLGLDGARISVYASPQSFSGSGSFELALGAAQRHTLLRQGYNFDRVSLLAGGPAQGVLLTADGFGSDTLRLGDELYLGESYSGLLSLETGGQAARIALNNFYGPQLMLVASWGVAAVPEPASAVLLLAGLLLLRLKWRRA; the protein is encoded by the coding sequence ATGCAAACCCTAGCCCTGATGAACCCGGACGCCACCCTCCAGCCGCCGGCCCGGCGCCGGCTGGCCCAGGCCCTGGGCCGGGCCGGAGGCCTGAGCCTGTTGCCGGCCCTGGCCCTGGCGCTGGTTCAACTTCCTGCCGCGGCCCAGAACCTCATCGCCACCGAGTTGAGCCTGGACATTGCCTCCTTCGCCGATGCGGCCGGCGGCCTCAGCCTGAGCCTGCCGGCCGACAGCCCGGCGCTGCGCCAGCGCCTGTTCAACCCGCGCCTGGGCGACTGGGTGTCGGGCCGGGTGCAGCTGACGCTGAACTACGTCAACGAGGTGTCCGTGCTGGATCCCGGCGTGGCCAGCCCGCCGGCGGAGGATCGCTATCTGCTGCGCCTGAATTCGGTGGTGCAGGCCAGCGGCGCCCTGCTCAGCGGCGGCGCCCAGACCCTCAACACCGGCAGCCGCGTCTACTGCCGCAGCGGCCTGCTGCGCTGCAACGAGGAGCCGGTGGGCTTCAGCCGGGCCCTGCTGCTGGATGTGCAGATGCCCGGCACGCAGGCCGCCCTGATCCAGGGCCTGCAGCTGCGCCTGGACACCCAGCTTGAGACTCTGCAGCCGGGCGTGGTGGTGAACTCGGCCCAGGCGGGCTTCAGCGGCCGCCTGCTGCTGGGAGGCCAGTACCAGGCCAAGAGCATGTCGGCCTACACCGCCGATGCCCTGGCCGCCACCGCCGCACAGCCCGCCGCCGACACCGCCGCCCGCCTGCGCCTGGCGGCCCAGGACATCGCCCAGCTGCGCGCCCAGGACTACGGCGTGGCCCAGGCCTTCCATCCCTTGTCGAGCCAGGCGGTGGCACGCCAGCCCGCCTTGCGCGAGGCCGGGCAATGGCTGGCCGGCGCAGCCGAGGTGGCGGCCCTGCGCCAGGTCTTGCAGACCCCCGGGAGCACGAGCTTCCAGGCCGAGCATGAGGCGGCGGCCCTGGCCTGGAACTTTGCGGCCCTGCTCCGGCCCGAGCTGGGCCGGGTGGCCGGACCCAGCTCGGTGCAGAAGCAGAGCCCGGCCCTGGATCTGGCCGCCCTGCGCGGCCTGGTGGAGGCGCAGGACGATGCGGCCCTGCTGGCACGCCTGGCGGCGGCCCAGGCGCTGGAGGCGGGCGGGCTGGGCGATGCCTCGGCCGCGCTCTGGAGCTTTGAGGGGGCGGTGCTGGGCCTGGACGGGGCACGCATCAGCGTCTACGCCTCGCCCCAGTCCTTCAGCGGCAGCGGCAGTTTCGAGCTGGCCCTGGGGGCGGCCCAGCGCCACACCCTGCTGCGCCAGGGCTACAACTTCGACCGCGTCAGCCTGCTGGCCGGCGGCCCGGCCCAGGGCGTGCTGCTCACGGCCGACGGCTTCGGCAGCGACACCCTGCGGCTGGGCGACGAGCTCTACCTGGGCGAGAGCTACAGCGGCCTGCTGAGCCTGGAGACCGGCGGCCAGGCGGCGCGCATCGCCCTCAACAATTTCTACGGCCCGCAGCTGATGCTGGTGGCCAGCTGGGGCGTGGCGGCCGTGCCCGAGCCTGCGAGTGCCGTGCTGCTGCTGGCGGGCTTGCTGCTGCTGCGCCTGAAATGGCGTCGGGCCTGA
- a CDS encoding disulfide bond formation protein B: protein MYARPSKLPARLLAGIALAAFGGVGIALIAQHHFQVNPCAWCVMQRGLFLLIGTLAALGWLAQRWRPVRLLSFVLILALAGAGLAAAYYQHDVASKMASCAMTLADRVVTWLNLEELWPPVFMITANCAEAAAYRLLGLPYELWSAALFSLLGLAALLGLVRKR, encoded by the coding sequence ATGTACGCCCGTCCGTCCAAGCTGCCGGCGCGGCTGCTGGCGGGCATCGCCCTGGCCGCCTTCGGCGGCGTGGGCATCGCCCTGATCGCCCAGCACCACTTCCAGGTCAATCCCTGCGCCTGGTGCGTGATGCAGCGCGGCCTCTTCCTGCTGATCGGCACCCTGGCCGCCCTGGGCTGGCTGGCCCAGCGCTGGCGTCCCGTGCGCCTGCTGAGCTTTGTGCTGATCCTGGCCCTGGCGGGCGCGGGTCTGGCCGCCGCCTACTACCAGCACGATGTGGCCTCCAAGATGGCCTCCTGCGCCATGACCCTGGCCGACCGCGTGGTCACCTGGCTCAATCTGGAGGAGCTCTGGCCGCCGGTCTTCATGATCACGGCCAACTGCGCCGAGGCCGCGGCCTACCGCCTGCTGGGCCTGCCCTACGAGCTCTGGAGCGCCGCCCTCTTCAGCCTGCTGGGCCTGGCCGCCCTGCTCGGGCTGGTGCGCAAGCGCTGA
- a CDS encoding RidA family protein, translated as MSQNSPVYARLQELGITLPPVAVPVAAYVPYVRSGNQIFLSGHIAKKDGKPWVGQLGREVDTATGKAAARAIAIDLMGTLHAATGGDLGKITRIVKLMSLVNSTPDFTEQHLVTNGASELFAEVFGPEVGAHARSAFGVAQIPMGACVEIDLVVEVQPEA; from the coding sequence ATGAGCCAGAACTCTCCCGTCTACGCCCGCCTGCAAGAGCTGGGCATCACCCTGCCCCCCGTGGCCGTGCCGGTCGCCGCCTATGTGCCTTATGTGCGCAGCGGCAACCAGATCTTCCTCTCCGGCCATATCGCCAAGAAGGACGGCAAGCCCTGGGTCGGCCAGCTCGGCCGTGAGGTGGACACCGCCACCGGCAAGGCCGCGGCCCGCGCCATCGCCATCGACCTGATGGGCACCCTGCACGCTGCCACCGGCGGTGACCTGGGCAAGATCACCCGCATCGTCAAGCTGATGAGCCTGGTCAACAGCACGCCGGACTTCACCGAGCAGCATCTGGTGACCAACGGCGCCTCCGAGCTCTTCGCCGAGGTCTTTGGCCCCGAGGTGGGCGCGCATGCGCGCAGCGCCTTCGGCGTGGCCCAGATCCCCATGGGCGCCTGCGTGGAGATCGACCTGGTGGTCGAGGTCCAGCCGGAGGCCTGA